In the genome of Lentisphaera araneosa HTCC2155, one region contains:
- a CDS encoding 3'-5' exonuclease: MSYAASAFLLTGETIDVTAGRMGFRYFGRSPELGPIEILITDIPGIVFSGDLESSDGLPDYDQKSSPLKKVNGENLNAYTFKTRNAQHALMNAFKEKGQEAFETDIKHHERFLMELGIRGGIWLEGDAKVKDGRAVFKNPRIKPYEVKTDFRIASIDIENGVNIDSLFSIAIHMKGCGPERKKVLMLDDHSHEMNDFTTCFNTETDLLNAFMDYIAAEDPDIIIGWNVIGYDLAQLQKYCERNYLDFKLDRLGKEPDIFSPMMGVSFAFMSGRVVIEGMSAIRDMGYTFKNNRLETVAVELLGEGKLIHDEDDKLAEIERQFLEEKENLAKYNLQDVELVTRLFEKIGVVEFMATRTCLSGVMFSQLEINNAILENLWIPEIHKGGFVALGDGEKKTSRNDAYRYLASEAGVHDNVVQLRIPQITAWLASLFDIDPYSLAQAENGEELPWGAKRLKDQAFIAKELKKLLTYRSQFKDCDWQCRAVNHTLKQCMEESLKSANRFFTPTYKGAIMQACAWLTEEINQGLLAVSAKLVASNDTSLYVSVEEYSELDVETHLNQCIQNACSDLGLEAVVPLCEKIAIFEKILFIKRNNDNFLRYAYLCEEGEVKITGLYNTGPRWTQLAHYFQEELMKQILTGKDWQVWIREFTESVRDGAHRDKISYFRKVKQSDLLEKKDQAQVVALLKYLDYYKPTAPVNVISYIMTLDDGPVPSVLNPRTPDIEHYIESQLARVANPYLALVGKTFEELFHAEQLSLFEF, encoded by the coding sequence TTGAGTTACGCTGCAAGTGCTTTTTTATTAACTGGTGAAACGATCGATGTCACAGCTGGTCGCATGGGTTTTCGTTATTTTGGGCGATCTCCAGAGTTAGGGCCAATCGAGATACTTATTACAGATATTCCTGGGATAGTTTTTTCTGGCGACTTAGAATCTTCGGATGGTTTGCCAGATTATGATCAAAAATCTTCACCACTTAAAAAGGTCAATGGTGAGAATTTAAATGCTTACACATTTAAAACGCGAAATGCTCAGCATGCTTTGATGAATGCCTTTAAGGAGAAGGGCCAAGAAGCTTTTGAGACAGACATTAAACATCACGAACGTTTTTTGATGGAGCTTGGGATTCGTGGGGGCATTTGGCTTGAGGGCGATGCAAAAGTTAAAGATGGCCGCGCTGTATTTAAAAATCCACGTATAAAACCATATGAAGTTAAGACTGATTTTCGTATTGCTTCAATCGATATCGAGAATGGCGTCAACATAGATAGCCTCTTTTCCATAGCAATACATATGAAAGGCTGTGGCCCTGAGCGTAAAAAAGTTCTTATGCTCGACGACCATAGTCACGAGATGAATGACTTTACTACTTGCTTCAATACAGAGACAGATCTACTCAATGCCTTCATGGATTATATAGCGGCAGAAGATCCAGATATTATCATTGGATGGAATGTCATTGGTTATGACTTGGCACAATTACAAAAGTACTGCGAACGCAATTACTTAGACTTCAAACTTGATCGACTGGGAAAAGAACCCGATATTTTCTCTCCTATGATGGGAGTGAGTTTTGCCTTTATGTCAGGGCGCGTCGTGATTGAAGGCATGTCAGCGATTCGAGATATGGGCTACACCTTTAAAAATAATCGTTTGGAAACTGTGGCAGTTGAACTTCTTGGGGAAGGTAAACTGATTCATGATGAAGATGATAAACTAGCAGAAATTGAACGTCAGTTTCTCGAAGAAAAAGAAAATTTAGCGAAATATAACTTACAGGATGTTGAGTTAGTCACACGCCTTTTTGAAAAAATCGGTGTTGTGGAGTTCATGGCAACACGTACGTGCTTGTCGGGTGTGATGTTTAGTCAATTAGAGATTAATAATGCCATACTCGAAAATCTATGGATACCTGAAATCCACAAGGGCGGCTTTGTTGCCTTGGGTGATGGCGAAAAGAAAACCTCGCGCAATGACGCCTATCGCTACCTAGCTTCTGAGGCAGGTGTCCACGACAATGTGGTGCAATTGCGAATCCCGCAAATCACAGCATGGCTTGCGAGCTTATTTGATATTGATCCTTATTCCTTGGCTCAAGCTGAGAATGGTGAAGAGTTGCCTTGGGGGGCTAAACGTTTAAAAGACCAAGCCTTTATTGCCAAGGAGCTAAAAAAGCTTTTGACTTACCGCAGTCAGTTTAAAGACTGTGATTGGCAGTGCCGTGCAGTGAACCACACATTAAAGCAATGTATGGAAGAAAGTTTAAAATCAGCAAATCGTTTTTTTACTCCCACCTATAAAGGGGCGATCATGCAAGCCTGTGCTTGGTTGACTGAAGAGATCAATCAAGGCCTTCTTGCGGTCTCCGCAAAACTTGTGGCATCAAATGATACAAGCCTTTATGTGAGTGTAGAGGAGTACAGTGAGCTTGATGTTGAGACTCATTTGAATCAGTGTATCCAGAATGCCTGCTCAGATTTGGGTTTAGAAGCAGTAGTTCCACTTTGCGAAAAGATAGCGATCTTTGAGAAGATTCTCTTTATTAAACGCAATAATGATAACTTTCTTCGCTACGCTTATTTATGTGAAGAAGGTGAAGTGAAAATCACTGGTTTGTATAACACTGGACCTCGTTGGACTCAGCTTGCCCATTATTTCCAAGAAGAGTTGATGAAGCAGATCCTGACTGGGAAAGATTGGCAAGTTTGGATAAGAGAATTTACTGAAAGCGTGCGCGATGGTGCTCATCGTGATAAAATATCTTATTTCAGAAAAGTTAAACAGTCAGATTTACTAGAGAAAAAGGATCAGGCACAAGTTGTGGCTTTGCTAAAATACCTTGATTATTATAAACCTACGGCACCAGTCAATGTTATTTCATACATTATGACTTTGGATGATGGTCCTGTACCAAGTGTATTGAATCCTAGGACCCCTGATATAGAGCATTATATAGAGTCTCAACTTGCGAGGGTCGCAAATCCTTATTTAGCCTTAGTGGGAAAAACTTTTGAAGAGTTATTTCATGCGGAGCAATTAAGTCTTTTCGAATTTTAG
- the trxB gene encoding thioredoxin-disulfide reductase — MKKVIIVGSGPAGHTAAIYAARAEMKPLMLEGFMAGGVAAGGQLTTTTEVENFPGFPEGIDGPTLMMNMREQSARYGTDIITETVDKIDFSSRPFKLVANGVDYEAASLIIATGATAKRLNLPGEDTYWQNGISACAVCDGALPIFRNKPMVVIGGGDSACEEAMFLTKFASKVYLVVRRNEMRASKVMQERTKANEKIEILWETSPVEALGDDKVLTHVKVKSNVDGTERDVEANGLFYAIGHKPNTDFLNGQLDLDDAGYILTAPGTAKTSIEGVFACGDVQDHEWRQAITAAGSGCMAALSAERFLGELGEI; from the coding sequence ATGAAAAAAGTGATTATCGTAGGCTCAGGCCCTGCGGGACACACAGCTGCTATTTATGCAGCTAGAGCAGAAATGAAGCCTCTCATGTTAGAAGGTTTTATGGCAGGCGGCGTTGCAGCTGGCGGTCAGTTGACAACTACGACTGAAGTAGAGAACTTTCCTGGCTTCCCAGAGGGCATTGATGGTCCTACTCTGATGATGAATATGCGTGAGCAATCAGCTCGTTATGGTACAGATATTATAACTGAAACTGTTGATAAAATTGATTTTAGTTCTCGTCCATTTAAACTCGTGGCCAATGGGGTTGATTACGAAGCAGCATCTTTAATTATAGCAACTGGTGCTACGGCGAAGAGATTGAATTTGCCTGGTGAAGATACTTACTGGCAAAATGGTATTTCTGCATGCGCAGTATGCGATGGTGCCCTTCCCATTTTCCGTAACAAACCAATGGTAGTAATTGGTGGTGGCGATTCAGCTTGTGAAGAAGCCATGTTCCTTACAAAGTTTGCTTCAAAAGTGTACTTGGTTGTTCGTCGTAACGAAATGCGTGCTTCAAAAGTGATGCAAGAGCGTACGAAAGCCAACGAGAAGATTGAGATCCTTTGGGAGACGTCTCCAGTGGAAGCTTTAGGTGACGACAAAGTTCTCACACACGTAAAAGTGAAAAGCAATGTTGATGGAACTGAAAGAGATGTTGAGGCTAATGGCCTTTTCTATGCGATTGGTCACAAGCCAAATACAGATTTCTTAAATGGGCAACTTGATCTAGATGATGCAGGTTACATCTTAACGGCACCAGGTACAGCTAAAACTTCTATTGAAGGTGTTTTTGCTTGTGGTGACGTACAGGATCACGAGTGGCGTCAAGCTATAACCGCTGCAGGTAGTGGTTGTATGGCAGCTCTCTCTGCTGAAAGATTTTTGGGTGAGCTCGGTGAAATCTAA
- a CDS encoding DUF454 family protein: MSPQPKPAKLILLYIVGWLNLLMAIAGFLLPVIPGTVFFVISIACFTKCSPKFRGYVSKSPRLAHLLDKYENGQAFSKKLIIFTYALSNSSSLIGLYFFPDFTLHIIALLIFMNIGLYFVFFTKF, from the coding sequence ATGTCACCTCAGCCCAAACCAGCTAAACTCATCCTACTCTATATTGTCGGCTGGCTCAATTTACTGATGGCTATAGCAGGATTCCTACTCCCCGTTATACCTGGAACTGTTTTTTTTGTCATCTCCATCGCATGCTTTACTAAGTGCTCCCCTAAATTCAGAGGCTATGTTTCTAAATCTCCACGACTAGCTCATTTGTTAGACAAATACGAAAATGGTCAAGCCTTCTCAAAGAAACTCATTATTTTCACCTATGCCCTAAGCAATAGCTCCTCACTCATAGGTCTCTACTTCTTCCCCGACTTCACTTTACATATCATTGCTCTACTCATTTTTATGAACATTGGCCTCTACTTCGTTTTCTTCACTAAATTTTAG
- the rsmA gene encoding 16S rRNA (adenine(1518)-N(6)/adenine(1519)-N(6))-dimethyltransferase RsmA: MKKAELLSTLEKYGIAPAKSRGQNFLIDNNLLDAMCRSMDIQAGETILEVGPGAGVLTREMLKLGGIVHAVEFDFAIQRYLSENLEHEKFTLHKGDACKVDYKEILDLPREFRCLANLPYAISSIFIAIMSELESPPLEMYFLLQREMAERLAADNSTKNYGSLTVRVQALYDVNILRIVPPEVFFPPPKVQSAFVTLKLKENPPSPKVLKKLNSIVRAAFSQRRKVAFKLMKGTAGPKLEEAYETVGLDRKARAEQITIEQYIQLAETLLA; encoded by the coding sequence ATGAAAAAAGCCGAGCTTCTCAGCACACTTGAAAAATACGGCATAGCCCCAGCCAAGAGCCGCGGCCAAAACTTTCTTATAGATAACAACCTTCTCGATGCCATGTGTCGATCCATGGATATTCAAGCAGGAGAAACCATCCTCGAGGTAGGACCCGGTGCAGGTGTCCTTACTCGCGAAATGCTAAAATTAGGCGGAATTGTTCATGCTGTCGAGTTCGACTTTGCCATCCAACGTTATCTAAGCGAGAACCTCGAACACGAAAAATTTACGCTCCACAAAGGCGACGCCTGCAAAGTTGACTACAAAGAAATACTCGACCTGCCTCGAGAGTTCAGATGCTTAGCCAACTTGCCTTATGCGATCTCGAGTATTTTCATTGCCATTATGTCGGAGCTCGAGAGCCCGCCTTTAGAAATGTACTTTCTGCTTCAGCGAGAAATGGCTGAGCGTTTAGCGGCCGATAATTCAACAAAAAACTATGGATCCCTCACTGTTAGAGTCCAAGCCCTCTATGATGTCAATATTTTGCGCATTGTCCCCCCAGAGGTCTTCTTTCCTCCACCCAAAGTTCAATCAGCTTTTGTGACTTTAAAACTCAAAGAAAACCCGCCGAGTCCAAAAGTACTCAAAAAACTTAATTCCATTGTTCGAGCTGCTTTTAGCCAGCGCCGCAAAGTTGCTTTCAAACTCATGAAAGGAACTGCGGGCCCAAAACTCGAAGAAGCCTACGAAACCGTCGGTCTCGATCGCAAAGCTCGTGCTGAACAAATTACTATTGAACAATATATTCAGCTCGCGGAAACACTCCTGGCTTAA
- a CDS encoding peptidylprolyl isomerase encodes MKYFALITLLCLSSFAGRVYKVSIMAKVNGHIITSYDIQELSYREEMRLRQIFNGPELPSRIVDLRRRALDILIEEQLILDHFNSNDAYQVPSSLLEERIEKSIARRFGSDRDKFYDMLHQKDMTVEEYREEIERGIILELMRMEFIRKKIVVTPHDIALYFAENKAEFATPSQMHIKLIILSKDKSKYDERVTKLKQELKDGKSFDELMPQSDSQFNGDLGFLKMTDIRPDFLEALKDKKAGEYITIEETTQMLFVQLSEVRKSAVPPLEDISDQIKSKLSSDQEKQYREEFIGDLKRGAKIEKYVE; translated from the coding sequence ATGAAATATTTTGCATTAATCACCCTCCTCTGCCTTAGCTCTTTTGCTGGCCGAGTCTACAAAGTCAGCATCATGGCCAAAGTAAATGGCCACATCATCACGAGCTACGATATCCAAGAGCTCTCTTATCGCGAGGAAATGCGCCTTAGACAAATATTTAATGGCCCTGAGCTCCCCTCTCGTATCGTCGACCTTCGACGTCGAGCACTCGACATACTTATTGAAGAACAACTCATCCTTGATCACTTCAATAGTAACGACGCTTACCAAGTGCCATCCTCTCTTCTTGAAGAAAGAATTGAAAAGTCAATTGCCCGTCGTTTCGGCTCTGATCGTGATAAGTTCTACGATATGCTTCACCAAAAGGACATGACTGTTGAAGAATACCGCGAAGAAATTGAGCGCGGCATTATCCTCGAACTCATGCGCATGGAATTCATTCGTAAGAAAATCGTTGTGACCCCTCATGATATCGCACTATATTTTGCAGAGAACAAAGCTGAGTTTGCCACACCCTCTCAAATGCACATCAAGCTCATCATCCTCTCAAAAGACAAAAGCAAATACGATGAACGAGTCACAAAACTCAAACAAGAACTCAAGGACGGAAAAAGTTTCGACGAGCTTATGCCTCAATCCGATTCACAATTTAATGGTGACTTAGGCTTTCTTAAAATGACTGACATTCGTCCCGATTTCCTCGAAGCACTAAAAGACAAGAAAGCTGGTGAGTACATTACCATTGAAGAAACTACCCAAATGCTTTTTGTTCAATTGAGCGAAGTTCGCAAATCGGCAGTCCCCCCACTCGAAGACATCTCTGACCAAATCAAAAGCAAACTAAGTTCTGACCAAGAAAAGCAGTATCGCGAAGAATTCATCGGCGACCTCAAAAGAGGCGCTAAGATTGAGAAATACGTCGAGTAA
- the rplV gene encoding 50S ribosomal protein L22, producing MEATAVTKYVRMSPFKAREVMRHVNGKAYNDAIELVTLADQKAAGIIKKTLESAKANAENKGADISSLYVKLGVIGEGPTMKRFKPKARGSAGRINKRTSHVKIILSDEK from the coding sequence ATGGAAGCAACAGCAGTTACGAAATACGTGAGAATGTCACCTTTCAAAGCTCGTGAAGTTATGCGCCACGTAAATGGCAAAGCATACAACGACGCTATTGAACTAGTGACACTTGCGGACCAAAAGGCTGCGGGTATCATCAAGAAGACTCTTGAATCCGCAAAAGCCAACGCTGAGAATAAAGGCGCTGATATCAGCTCGCTTTATGTTAAGCTCGGTGTTATTGGCGAAGGCCCCACAATGAAGCGTTTTAAACCCAAAGCAAGAGGCTCGGCGGGTAGAATTAACAAACGTACAAGCCACGTAAAAATCATCCTCAGCGATGAGAAATAA